In Heliangelus exortis chromosome Z, bHelExo1.hap1, whole genome shotgun sequence, a genomic segment contains:
- the GDNF gene encoding glial cell line-derived neurotrophic factor isoform X1 translates to MKLWDVVAVCVVLLNMVSTLPLPTGKTPPKGPPSVVEGPEDDLSPINLLPPYAVHSDSNMPGDYPDQFDEVVDFIQATIKRLRRSPDKQTPVFSRRERNRQNAATNVENYSKKGRRNQRGKNRGCVLTEIHLNVTDLDLGYETKEELIFRYCSGSCDAAETTYDKILKNLTRKKKLVTDKVRQACCRPTAFDDDLSFLDDNLVYHILKKHSAKRCGCV, encoded by the exons ATGAAGTTATGGGATGTTGTGGCTGTCTGTGTGGTGCTGCTCAACATGGTCTCCACCTTGCCCCTGCCCACCGGTAAGACGCCTCCCAAGGGGCCCCCTTCAGTGGTAGAGGGGCCTGAAGATGATCTCTCCCCCATCAACCTGCTGCCTCCCTATGCTGTGCACAGTGACT CTAATATGCCAGGGGATTATCCAGATCAGTTTGACGAGGTAGTGGACTTTATTCAAGCCACCATTAAAAGGCTGAGGAGGTCACCGGATAAACAGACTCCAGTTTTTTCTAGGCGGGAGAGAAACCGGCAAAATGCAGCCACAAACGTAGAGAATTACAgcaaaaagggaaggaggaatcAAAGGGGCAAAAATCGGGGATGTGTCTtaacagaaatacatttaaatgtgACCGACTTGGATTTGGGATATGAAACCAAAGAAGAGCTAATTTTCCGGTATTGCAGTGGATCTTGTGATGCAGCTGAGACCACCTatgacaaaattttaaaaaacttaaccagaaagaaaaaactagTCACTGACAAAGTGAGGCAAGCTTGTTGCAGACCCACAGCCTTTGATGATGACCTGTCCTTTTTGGACGATAACCTGGTTTACCACATACTGAAAAAACATTCCGCAAAAAGGTGTGGATGCGTCTGA
- the GDNF gene encoding glial cell line-derived neurotrophic factor isoform X2 — MKLWDVVAVCVVLLNMVSTLPLPTANMPGDYPDQFDEVVDFIQATIKRLRRSPDKQTPVFSRRERNRQNAATNVENYSKKGRRNQRGKNRGCVLTEIHLNVTDLDLGYETKEELIFRYCSGSCDAAETTYDKILKNLTRKKKLVTDKVRQACCRPTAFDDDLSFLDDNLVYHILKKHSAKRCGCV; from the exons ATGAAGTTATGGGATGTTGTGGCTGTCTGTGTGGTGCTGCTCAACATGGTCTCCACCTTGCCCCTGCCCACCG CTAATATGCCAGGGGATTATCCAGATCAGTTTGACGAGGTAGTGGACTTTATTCAAGCCACCATTAAAAGGCTGAGGAGGTCACCGGATAAACAGACTCCAGTTTTTTCTAGGCGGGAGAGAAACCGGCAAAATGCAGCCACAAACGTAGAGAATTACAgcaaaaagggaaggaggaatcAAAGGGGCAAAAATCGGGGATGTGTCTtaacagaaatacatttaaatgtgACCGACTTGGATTTGGGATATGAAACCAAAGAAGAGCTAATTTTCCGGTATTGCAGTGGATCTTGTGATGCAGCTGAGACCACCTatgacaaaattttaaaaaacttaaccagaaagaaaaaactagTCACTGACAAAGTGAGGCAAGCTTGTTGCAGACCCACAGCCTTTGATGATGACCTGTCCTTTTTGGACGATAACCTGGTTTACCACATACTGAAAAAACATTCCGCAAAAAGGTGTGGATGCGTCTGA